In Populus alba chromosome 1, ASM523922v2, whole genome shotgun sequence, a single window of DNA contains:
- the LOC118043391 gene encoding protein LIGHT-DEPENDENT SHORT HYPOCOTYLS 7 — protein sequence MSSNKGKDVAEGSSRAVAMAPDQQNPPPLSRYESQKRRDWNTFGQYLRNQRPPVALSQCNANHVLEFLRYLDQFGKTKVHLQGCVFFGQPEPPGPCTCPLKQAWGSLDALIGRLRAAYEENGGLPETNPFASGAIRVYLREVRDSQAKARGIPYKKKKKKRNPMKANDESSSFHMQ from the coding sequence ATGTCAAGCAATAAAGGGAAAGATGTAGCGGAAGGTTCTTCAAGAGCTGTTGCTATGGCTCCCGATCAGCAAAATCCACCTCCCTTGAGTCGATACGAATCGCAGAAGAGGCGCGATTGGAACACCTTTGGTCAGTACTTGAGGAACCAGAGACCCCCAGTTGCATTATCACAGTGCAACGCAAATCATGTGCTTGAATTTCTTCGATACCTCGATCAATTTGGCAAGACTAAGGTGCACTTACAAGGGTGTGTCTTTTTTGGACAGCCTGAGCCGCCAGGGCCCTGTACTTGCCCACTTAAGCAAGCCTGGGGTAGCCTGGATGCACTCATCGGCCGGCTTAGGGCTGCTTATGAAGAAAATGGTGGCTTGCCTGAGACAAACCCTTTTGCAAGTGGTGCTATTAGAGTATATCTACGTGAAGTGAGGGACTCTCAGGCCAAGGCAAGAGGAATTCcttataagaagaagaagaagaagaggaatccGATGAAAGCTAACGATGAGAGCTCAAGCTTTCATATGCAGTAA